The Acidicapsa acidisoli genome contains a region encoding:
- a CDS encoding NADH-quinone oxidoreductase subunit B family protein — protein MANWSLNSPPIAEIDVLWITAGLGCDGDTIAMTAATQPSIEDIVRGALPWTPRVNFHNPFLSSEVGDDFLRRFHLAAEGKLEPFILVIEGSIPNENNKAEGYWASLGTDAATGQPITTCSWIDRLAPHAWAVIAVGTCATYGGIHAMEGNPTGCMGLPDYLGWQWKSKAAIPIVCVPGCPVQPDNFMETLLYLLYMAAGRAPMISLDEALRPTWLFGNTVHEGCDRGGYYEQAQFAEEYGSPLCIVKLGCWGPVVQCNVGKRGWMGGIGGCPNVGGICIGCTMPGFPDKFMPFMNQPPGSLLSSSAVQTYGRAIHALRKFTQASLNKIPSWRQRTAQPAK, from the coding sequence TTGGCTAACTGGAGTCTGAATTCGCCGCCAATCGCGGAAATCGATGTTCTCTGGATCACCGCCGGTCTGGGCTGCGACGGAGATACGATCGCCATGACTGCGGCAACACAGCCGAGCATCGAGGACATAGTTCGAGGTGCGTTGCCGTGGACTCCCCGAGTGAACTTCCATAATCCCTTTCTGTCTTCCGAGGTCGGGGACGATTTTTTGCGCCGCTTCCACCTGGCTGCGGAAGGCAAACTAGAGCCGTTCATTCTCGTAATCGAAGGCTCTATCCCCAATGAAAACAATAAAGCGGAGGGATATTGGGCTTCGCTGGGCACGGATGCAGCCACAGGCCAGCCCATTACCACCTGCTCATGGATTGACCGGCTCGCTCCTCATGCCTGGGCCGTGATCGCCGTGGGAACGTGCGCTACCTACGGCGGCATCCACGCCATGGAGGGGAATCCGACCGGGTGCATGGGGCTGCCCGATTACCTCGGGTGGCAATGGAAGTCCAAGGCCGCCATTCCCATCGTCTGTGTGCCCGGCTGCCCGGTCCAGCCGGATAATTTCATGGAAACCCTGCTCTATCTCCTTTACATGGCCGCAGGGCGCGCGCCTATGATTTCTCTCGATGAAGCGCTGCGCCCCACCTGGCTCTTCGGAAATACGGTCCACGAGGGATGCGACCGTGGAGGTTACTACGAGCAGGCGCAGTTTGCAGAAGAGTACGGATCGCCATTATGCATCGTGAAACTGGGCTGTTGGGGACCGGTGGTGCAGTGCAACGTTGGCAAGCGCGGCTGGATGGGAGGAATCGGCGGGTGCCCCAATGTGGGTGGAATCTGCATCGGCTGCACGATGCCGGGTTTTCCCGACAAGTTCATGCCCTTCATGAACCAGCCGCCCGGATCGCTGCTTTCTTCGTCGGCAGTG
- a CDS encoding ABC transporter permease, whose protein sequence is MNVWSRAKNLFRNLSQKQQVESQLDEELSAYVDIAVKEKIAAGIPASEARRITLAEFGGIEQVKQAVRDHRAGTRLERLSRDISFGLRQLRRNPGFTATAILTLALSIGANTAIFSVVNALMLKSLPYSQPERMGTIYTRITGTKPSDERHHINGEQWVLLRDNVPALISAASGIRASGVNVQAGSNVEYVHNARISAHYFDVLAIQPALGRNFTEDEDRPHGPKSAILSDNLWRSLFGADRNLIGKTILLKGETYTVVGVLPPDITTPSNADIYTSLQAARDGEGGGTNFEAITRLRDGATWQEADAEINRSWLKRASRYELEDDPGAQVTYYSVPLQKGQAAALRPQALTLLLATGLILLIACANLAGLTLVHMMRRIPEIATRLALGASRWQIQQQFWIENLLLAIGGGVAGICVGYVGLRCLLQLLPDHFLPVAHVPLDGRVLAFTLILSLCTSVLFGMLPTLVIRKVDLRSSMAQRSLGGNHHQRVRQALIIAEVSFTVVLLAASGLLIRTLIHLETLPPGFNPNGVMTAKASLDDIRFHDPVTFQKLLSESTAAMRQIPGVQDAAVGLALPYERSVIMGGITIGDGKEIGQKAMADQIYVTPGYFSTLQIPVLSGRSFTEADDANTQHVAIVNQAFVRKFFHGANPVGRHLNLRDTMIVGVVADVSMAPGIDVAAPLAGEETIYIPATQVAVSLLSMVHVWFQPSWIVRTAAPVEGLTAQMQRALATSAPNLPFSGFYSMRDLQTKTLATQRVEVALLSAMAGLALLLSAVGIFALVASMVGQKTREIGIRLALGSTIRQAMLHIGAPGIESSGFGLILGLILCAGALRVMHSVLYGVGVYDLTTILAVAMILAVVTAIASIVPILRISSIDPATTLREE, encoded by the coding sequence ATGAATGTCTGGTCCCGCGCCAAGAATCTCTTCCGAAATCTCTCACAGAAGCAACAGGTTGAGAGCCAACTCGACGAGGAACTCAGTGCTTATGTCGATATAGCTGTAAAGGAGAAGATTGCCGCGGGGATACCCGCTTCCGAGGCTCGCCGGATCACGCTGGCTGAATTTGGCGGGATCGAGCAAGTCAAACAGGCGGTGCGCGATCATCGCGCCGGCACACGGTTGGAACGCCTTTCACGGGATATAAGTTTCGGCTTGCGCCAGTTGCGGCGAAACCCCGGGTTCACGGCGACGGCGATCCTTACGCTGGCGCTTTCCATTGGTGCAAATACAGCGATCTTTTCTGTCGTGAACGCGCTCATGTTGAAGAGTCTTCCCTACTCTCAGCCCGAGCGAATGGGCACCATTTACACCCGCATCACAGGCACAAAGCCGTCGGACGAGCGTCATCATATCAATGGCGAGCAATGGGTGTTGCTTCGCGATAACGTTCCCGCATTGATCTCAGCGGCTTCTGGAATACGAGCCTCGGGCGTCAACGTTCAAGCGGGCTCCAATGTGGAATATGTACACAACGCTCGAATCTCCGCGCACTACTTCGACGTTCTGGCCATTCAACCGGCATTGGGACGCAACTTCACTGAGGACGAGGACCGTCCTCACGGCCCTAAGAGCGCCATCCTGAGCGACAACTTATGGCGAAGCCTATTCGGCGCCGATCGCAATCTTATCGGGAAGACCATTCTCCTGAAAGGTGAGACCTATACAGTTGTCGGCGTACTGCCACCAGATATTACGACTCCATCCAATGCTGACATCTATACCTCGCTGCAAGCAGCGCGCGATGGGGAAGGCGGTGGTACGAACTTCGAAGCCATCACCCGTCTGCGCGACGGCGCCACCTGGCAGGAAGCGGATGCCGAGATCAACCGGAGTTGGTTGAAGCGTGCCAGCCGCTACGAACTGGAGGACGACCCAGGCGCACAAGTGACCTACTACTCTGTGCCGCTTCAGAAAGGTCAGGCGGCGGCGCTGCGTCCGCAGGCCTTGACGTTGCTGCTGGCAACTGGATTGATCCTGCTGATTGCCTGCGCCAACCTTGCGGGACTGACGCTGGTGCACATGATGCGGCGCATACCTGAGATTGCCACTCGCCTCGCGCTTGGAGCTTCTCGGTGGCAGATTCAACAGCAATTCTGGATCGAAAACCTGTTGCTGGCGATTGGGGGCGGCGTGGCTGGCATCTGCGTGGGCTACGTTGGTCTGAGATGCCTGCTGCAGTTGTTACCTGACCACTTTCTTCCTGTCGCGCATGTTCCTCTCGACGGTCGCGTGCTCGCATTTACGCTGATTCTATCGCTTTGTACCAGCGTTCTATTCGGCATGCTCCCGACGCTCGTGATTCGCAAGGTTGATCTGCGCTCGTCGATGGCGCAACGCAGCTTAGGAGGAAACCATCATCAGCGTGTGCGCCAGGCACTCATTATCGCAGAGGTCTCATTTACCGTCGTGCTGCTGGCCGCTTCTGGCTTGTTGATTCGCACGCTGATTCACCTGGAGACGCTTCCGCCTGGATTCAATCCAAACGGAGTCATGACGGCGAAAGCATCCCTTGACGATATCCGTTTTCACGATCCGGTCACGTTCCAAAAGCTATTGTCCGAAAGCACGGCAGCCATGCGTCAGATACCGGGTGTGCAGGATGCGGCAGTCGGCCTCGCGTTGCCGTATGAGCGCTCTGTGATTATGGGTGGAATCACCATCGGAGACGGCAAAGAGATCGGGCAAAAGGCGATGGCGGACCAGATATACGTAACACCGGGTTATTTTTCTACCCTACAGATCCCTGTTCTTTCGGGGCGATCTTTCACCGAGGCTGATGACGCGAATACGCAGCATGTGGCAATCGTCAATCAGGCATTCGTGCGCAAGTTCTTTCATGGAGCAAACCCCGTCGGCCGCCACTTGAATCTTCGAGACACCATGATAGTGGGAGTTGTAGCGGATGTATCGATGGCGCCCGGTATCGACGTAGCCGCTCCTCTGGCCGGTGAAGAAACCATATACATTCCGGCAACTCAAGTGGCGGTTAGTTTACTCTCAATGGTCCATGTCTGGTTTCAACCGAGTTGGATCGTTCGAACTGCTGCGCCGGTCGAAGGACTTACTGCGCAGATGCAACGTGCACTTGCTACTTCCGCACCCAACCTTCCTTTTTCTGGCTTCTACAGTATGCGCGACCTGCAGACGAAGACCCTCGCGACGCAGCGCGTAGAGGTGGCGCTATTGAGCGCAATGGCAGGTTTGGCACTACTGCTGAGTGCTGTTGGAATATTCGCGCTCGTGGCCAGCATGGTCGGGCAGAAGACGCGCGAAATCGGAATCCGCCTTGCTCTCGGGTCGACGATTCGCCAAGCCATGCTCCATATCGGAGCGCCCGGAATTGAATCCTCGGGATTTGGCCTCATTCTGGGTTTGATCCTGTGTGCAGGAGCTTTGCGAGTTATGCATAGCGTCCTCTATGGCGTAGGTGTCTATGACCTGACCACGATACTGGCCGTTGCAATGATACTGGCTGTTGTAACTGCCATCGCCAGCATCGTACCAATTCTTCGCATTTCTTCGATAGATCCTGCAACGACACTGCGAGAGGAATAG
- a CDS encoding ring-cleaving dioxygenase, giving the protein MPSPIVGLHHVTAIAGDPQRNLDFYTKVLGLRFVKKTVNFDDPGTYHFYFGDDAGTPGTILTFFPWAGAARGVTGAGEVTHTAFSVPPASLPYWVNRLVEKGVQLEQTETRMGETVLIFSDPDGMKIELVGHTDTSDAKAPRFADVPAEHAIRGFFGVTMLERDARQTEDALGLLGFRKVAEEGNRLRFSAEGDALGNHIDVVVNPKAARGRLGAGTVHHIAFRAADDQAQLEWLDVIRKHLHSSPVMDRDYFRSIYFREPGGVLFELATDTPGFATDEPIESLGEQLRVPKWLEPQRALIEERLAPVVLHKSEKLGKEVLA; this is encoded by the coding sequence ATGCCAAGCCCAATCGTTGGATTGCATCACGTAACCGCCATTGCGGGAGACCCGCAACGCAACCTCGACTTTTACACCAAAGTGCTCGGACTCCGGTTCGTCAAGAAAACAGTGAACTTCGACGATCCCGGGACGTACCACTTCTATTTTGGAGATGACGCCGGAACACCGGGCACGATCCTCACGTTCTTTCCGTGGGCCGGAGCTGCCCGGGGTGTAACCGGCGCCGGTGAGGTGACGCATACCGCCTTCAGCGTTCCACCCGCATCGCTCCCTTATTGGGTAAACAGGCTGGTTGAAAAGGGCGTGCAATTGGAGCAAACGGAGACCCGCATGGGAGAGACGGTGCTCATCTTCAGCGATCCCGATGGAATGAAGATCGAACTCGTCGGACACACGGACACTTCGGACGCGAAAGCTCCTCGCTTTGCGGACGTGCCTGCCGAACACGCCATCCGTGGCTTCTTCGGAGTCACGATGCTCGAACGGGACGCTCGTCAGACCGAAGACGCGCTCGGGCTGCTCGGCTTCCGCAAAGTCGCCGAAGAAGGCAATCGGCTACGTTTTTCGGCAGAGGGTGATGCGCTGGGCAACCACATCGATGTCGTTGTCAATCCGAAGGCGGCTCGTGGAAGGCTTGGCGCCGGGACCGTGCATCACATCGCATTTCGCGCGGCCGACGACCAGGCGCAACTGGAGTGGCTAGACGTGATCCGCAAGCATCTTCACAGCTCGCCCGTGATGGATCGCGACTACTTCCGCTCTATTTACTTCCGTGAGCCGGGCGGTGTCTTGTTCGAACTGGCGACCGATACACCGGGCTTCGCCACCGATGAACCAATCGAATCTCTCGGTGAGCAGCTTCGAGTTCCGAAATGGCTGGAGCCGCAGCGTGCACTTATCGAAGAGCGCCTTGCTCCGGTTGTTCTCCACAAATCAGAGAAATTAGGGAAAGAGGTACTCGCATGA
- a CDS encoding PadR family transcriptional regulator, producing the protein MSNSQTNLLQGTLDLLILKALVSGELHGLGVSRRIEQITQGTFLVKPGSLFPALHRMEEAGWLSSYWGESENNRRAKFYRLTKSGTAQIRVETKEWSKVAIAMENALKST; encoded by the coding sequence ATGAGCAATTCTCAAACAAATCTTCTTCAAGGCACGCTTGATTTGTTGATTTTGAAGGCTCTCGTCTCTGGAGAACTTCACGGCTTAGGAGTCTCGCGCCGGATTGAGCAGATTACGCAGGGGACATTTCTCGTCAAGCCCGGCTCCTTATTTCCAGCGCTCCATCGCATGGAGGAAGCGGGATGGCTGAGTTCGTATTGGGGTGAATCGGAGAATAACCGGCGAGCGAAATTCTATCGGCTGACTAAGTCGGGCACCGCACAAATTCGGGTCGAAACAAAGGAATGGTCGAAAGTGGCAATTGCCATGGAGAACGCTTTGAAGTCTACTTAG
- a CDS encoding alpha/beta hydrolase: MISDPHGNGEVIHFGAPLKQAALAVVLLHGRGGSAADILGLGQAIGEPEVAYLAPQAKGNTWYPQSFLAPRQANEPFLSSALAKVNAVVRSIEEAGIPRDRIVIGGFSQGACLSTEFVKSFPSRYGGLIALTGGLIGPPGSIRSDQTSSDQISLRSAELGGMPALFASGDPDPHVPWSRVEESAAILRDMGAEVTTRRYPGRPHTVTAEEIELARELIRSAIG; the protein is encoded by the coding sequence ATGATTTCTGATCCGCATGGTAACGGAGAGGTGATACATTTCGGCGCACCTCTCAAACAAGCTGCGCTGGCCGTCGTGCTGCTCCACGGGCGCGGCGGCTCGGCAGCGGACATACTGGGCCTGGGGCAGGCAATCGGGGAACCGGAAGTGGCCTATCTTGCGCCGCAAGCGAAAGGGAACACATGGTATCCGCAGTCGTTTCTCGCCCCCAGGCAGGCCAACGAGCCATTCCTTAGCTCAGCTCTCGCCAAGGTGAACGCGGTGGTCCGATCTATCGAAGAGGCGGGAATTCCACGCGACCGCATCGTCATCGGCGGATTTTCGCAAGGCGCCTGTCTTTCGACGGAGTTTGTGAAGAGCTTTCCCTCCCGCTACGGAGGCCTGATCGCTCTCACCGGTGGATTGATCGGACCGCCCGGCTCAATCCGGAGCGATCAAACCAGCTCCGATCAAATCAGCTTAAGGAGCGCTGAACTCGGAGGTATGCCCGCCCTCTTCGCCAGCGGAGACCCCGATCCGCACGTCCCCTGGTCAAGGGTTGAGGAGTCTGCGGCCATTCTCCGCGACATGGGCGCGGAAGTGACGACCAGGCGTTATCCCGGCCGGCCTCACACCGTAACAGCGGAAGAAATCGAACTCGCTCGCGAGCTCATCCGGAGTGCCATCGGCTGA
- a CDS encoding MarR family winged helix-turn-helix transcriptional regulator, with translation MSVRRTKESDADSTTGPKLWVVLARAYKSFASFIESCVEAEGLCLSDFMVLEVLLHKGPMTISAIGDKVLLANASMTSAVDRLHLRGFVLRKNHESDRRIRMVELTPEGHGFISELYERHAKELEAVVSVLTQAERALLRSSLKKLGFSTAEAASKKVAATDKHGLVAH, from the coding sequence ATGAGCGTTCGTCGGACGAAGGAAAGCGATGCGGATTCAACCACCGGACCAAAGCTTTGGGTGGTGCTTGCGCGGGCCTACAAATCATTTGCGTCCTTTATTGAGAGTTGTGTCGAGGCTGAGGGACTTTGCCTGAGTGACTTCATGGTGCTTGAGGTCCTTCTGCACAAGGGACCCATGACAATCTCCGCCATTGGAGACAAGGTTCTGCTTGCCAATGCTTCCATGACATCCGCTGTGGACCGTCTGCATTTGCGCGGCTTCGTGCTGCGGAAAAACCACGAGAGCGATCGGCGTATCAGGATGGTCGAACTCACTCCCGAGGGACACGGATTTATTTCTGAGCTTTATGAGAGACATGCAAAGGAGCTGGAGGCCGTAGTTTCGGTTCTCACGCAAGCTGAGCGGGCTTTGCTGCGCTCTTCGCTTAAGAAGCTGGGCTTCTCGACGGCGGAAGCTGCGAGTAAAAAGGTCGCCGCAACCGACAAACATGGATTGGTCGCACATTGA
- a CDS encoding pirin family protein, translating to MITIRKSEERGHSDKGWVDSYHTFSFDSYKDPAHMGFRSLRVLNDDRVTAGRGFGAHAHRDMEILSYVLDGKLAHKDSMGHGEVLGPNEIQRMSAGKGVVHSEFNGSESDPVRFLQIWIVPKITGVEPEYEQVKFDPEEKRNRFKLLASGEEAPGAVRIRQDARMFVAELTSGTELEHRLAAARFAWVHVVKGTVRCNNQALGAGDACAIEQELELKIVGSGPDAAEVLLFDLA from the coding sequence ATGATTACGATACGGAAGAGCGAAGAACGGGGCCATAGCGACAAAGGATGGGTTGACTCGTACCATACCTTTTCGTTCGACAGTTACAAAGACCCGGCTCATATGGGATTTCGTTCTCTGCGCGTCCTTAACGACGATCGCGTGACGGCTGGCAGAGGCTTTGGTGCACACGCCCATCGCGATATGGAGATCCTGAGCTATGTCCTTGATGGCAAGCTGGCGCACAAGGACAGTATGGGACATGGGGAAGTCCTCGGTCCGAACGAGATCCAGCGAATGTCGGCAGGCAAAGGCGTTGTACACAGCGAATTCAATGGGTCGGAATCCGATCCGGTTCGCTTTCTTCAGATTTGGATCGTGCCGAAGATAACTGGCGTAGAGCCTGAATATGAGCAGGTGAAGTTCGACCCGGAAGAGAAACGGAATCGCTTCAAGCTTCTCGCCTCCGGGGAAGAAGCGCCTGGAGCAGTGCGAATCAGACAGGACGCTCGAATGTTCGTCGCTGAGTTGACTTCTGGCACGGAGTTAGAGCATAGGCTGGCCGCTGCGCGCTTCGCATGGGTTCATGTCGTCAAAGGGACCGTCCGATGCAACAATCAGGCTCTCGGTGCCGGAGATGCCTGTGCGATCGAGCAAGAGTTGGAGCTGAAGATAGTCGGCTCCGGTCCGGACGCAGCAGAAGTTCTGCTGTTTGATCTCGCGTAG
- a CDS encoding GGDEF domain-containing protein, which produces MNASTLVKEIWQGCWQRDSWNRAALFRLAGVFVLAALSSWLGIVLSHQSEGVATIWLSNGLILGLLITQPRRRWLAYFLIGLSADTFADMFYGDPFRLAIGVSLANSVEVVSSCLLLTLWFDSPLDLSKRKTLVGFLVISVVGATALTSALGAWWTLLLVPGPPWWQMFRTWYLGDLLGMAVLAPLVIMVQRPAFFSMFQARHLPHTLLVLSHPMIVTVLVFTHSRDPLIFLMFPTFLLVAFRLGLPGTVVNIFLVTLMAIGFTVKGHGPLMLIVGQHMLLHRIVIAQLFAAVAIFTMFPVAALLEEKEELKNSLAASEASYRKLAHADELTGLPNRRAFNLQLENAFADGFSNGKHLGLVILDADLFKQYNDHVGHLGGDACLRSIAQVLAGIVEPAGAFAARIGGEEFAVILPDTTEPRALQVAEEIRLRVAELGLPHPASPCGVQTVSLGVVVRVPISGQASIELVRLADQALYSAKLSGRNQVACG; this is translated from the coding sequence ATGAACGCGAGCACGTTGGTGAAAGAGATATGGCAGGGGTGTTGGCAGCGCGATTCCTGGAATCGTGCTGCCCTGTTTCGTCTCGCTGGGGTTTTTGTGCTCGCAGCCCTCAGTTCGTGGCTGGGCATCGTGCTTTCGCATCAATCCGAGGGAGTCGCTACAATCTGGCTCTCCAATGGACTGATCCTCGGTCTTCTCATCACGCAGCCGCGGCGCCGTTGGCTGGCCTACTTCTTGATTGGACTGTCCGCAGATACCTTTGCCGATATGTTCTACGGCGATCCCTTCCGGCTGGCGATTGGTGTTTCCCTTGCCAACTCCGTCGAGGTTGTCTCTTCATGCCTCCTGCTCACTCTGTGGTTTGACTCGCCTCTGGATCTTTCCAAGCGCAAGACACTTGTTGGCTTTCTGGTTATTTCCGTTGTGGGGGCGACCGCGCTGACTAGCGCACTCGGAGCCTGGTGGACCCTACTCCTTGTTCCGGGACCGCCGTGGTGGCAGATGTTCCGGACATGGTATCTCGGGGACTTGCTGGGCATGGCGGTGCTCGCGCCATTGGTCATCATGGTGCAGCGGCCGGCATTCTTCTCGATGTTCCAGGCCAGGCACTTACCTCACACGCTGCTCGTTCTTTCCCACCCGATGATTGTGACCGTACTGGTCTTCACACACAGCAGAGATCCGCTGATCTTCTTGATGTTTCCTACGTTCCTCCTCGTGGCTTTTCGCCTGGGACTGCCTGGCACCGTAGTCAACATTTTCCTCGTTACCCTCATGGCCATCGGCTTCACCGTGAAGGGACACGGCCCTCTGATGCTCATCGTCGGCCAACACATGCTTCTGCACAGGATCGTTATTGCGCAACTATTTGCGGCGGTCGCAATTTTCACGATGTTTCCGGTAGCGGCGCTTCTGGAGGAGAAAGAGGAACTCAAGAACTCACTCGCTGCAAGCGAGGCCAGTTATCGCAAACTAGCCCACGCGGACGAGTTGACGGGGCTGCCTAACCGGCGGGCTTTCAATCTTCAGCTCGAGAACGCGTTTGCCGACGGGTTCTCGAACGGCAAACATCTGGGACTTGTCATCCTCGATGCCGATCTCTTCAAACAGTACAACGACCACGTGGGTCATCTCGGCGGAGACGCATGTCTGCGCTCCATTGCGCAAGTGCTCGCTGGCATCGTGGAACCGGCAGGGGCGTTTGCAGCGCGAATCGGCGGCGAGGAATTTGCGGTAATCCTTCCCGACACAACCGAGCCGCGTGCTCTACAGGTTGCTGAAGAGATTCGGCTACGTGTCGCTGAACTCGGTTTGCCGCATCCCGCCAGCCCGTGCGGAGTGCAAACCGTCAGCCTCGGGGTTGTGGTCCGAGTACCAATCAGCGGTCAGGCTTCCATTGAACTGGTGAGGTTAGCGGACCAGGCCCTGTACTCTGCCAAGCTCTCCGGACGAAACCAGGTGGCCTGCGGTTAA